In one Bombyx mori chromosome 4, ASM3026992v2 genomic region, the following are encoded:
- the LOC101737876 gene encoding serine/Arginine-related protein 53 isoform X2, which translates to MPREKSKYRERKLSSSSSDASYDRRKKSKHKRRSRSRERSESSHKSKHSSSRSKHKRRSHSRSVSRDRYESKSRRRSSSRSRSKRDSSRSNSQCRSKYKSKKSKRSRSRSRSSSFDIESISSRKIHLEDTETEVEKAIKAANAAGLTLTKIPTYEYKQKEIKEDMPTIHDRNLLLELDSDSFVQKTFTSSKSKKQNIVIDLNSETVMVPETDVKIKKEDSVIDLNEIPNEEDLKEMWIKKLFQYRKRMLKGEI; encoded by the exons ATGCCCCGCGAGAAAAGTAAATATCGTGAGAGAAAACTATCTTCAAGCAGTTCGGATGCGTCGTACGATCGAAGAAAAAAGAGTAAACACAAGCGTAGATCGAGATCTCGAGAGCGTTCAGAGTCAAGCCACAAATCAAAACACTCAAGTTCACGCTCAAAGCACAAACGAAGAAGTCATTCTCGAAGTGTATCTAGAGACAGATATGAATCGAAATCTAGGAGACGATCAAGTTCACGTTCACGCTCCAAAAGGGATAGTTCCAGGTCAAACTCACAATGTAGATCCAAATATAAAAGTAAGAAATCAAAAAGATCACGCTCCAGGAGTCGATCAAGTTCATTTGACATAG AATCTATAAGCTCACGAAAAATACATCTTGAAGACACTGAAACAGAAGTGGAAAAGGCCATCAAAGCTGCAAATGCTGCAGGCCTCACATTAACCAAGATCCCCACATATGAATACAAGCAAAAAGAGATCAAAGAAGACATGCCAACCATACATGACAGGAATTTATTGCTAGAATTAGACAGTGATTCATTTGTACAGAAAACATTCACTTCATCAAAGAGTAAAAAACAGAATATAGTGATAGATTTGAACTCAGAGACTGTTATGGTTCCAGAAACGGATGTAAAGATTAAAAAGGAAGATTCTGTAATTGATTTAAAT GAAATTCCAAATGAAGAAGATTTAAAGGAAATgtggataaaaaaattatttcagtacaGGAAGAGAATGCTGAAAGGTGAAATATAA
- the LOC101737876 gene encoding splicing regulatory glutamine/lysine-rich protein 1 isoform X1, translating into MPREKSKYRERKLSSSSSDASYDRRKKSKHKRRSRSRERSESSHKSKHSSSRSKHKRRSHSRSVSRDRYESKSRRRSSSRSRSKRDSSRSNSQCRSKYKSVNEINALTRLMLDLDIYQFAGFRKSISSRKIHLEDTETEVEKAIKAANAAGLTLTKIPTYEYKQKEIKEDMPTIHDRNLLLELDSDSFVQKTFTSSKSKKQNIVIDLNSETVMVPETDVKIKKEDSVIDLNEIPNEEDLKEMWIKKLFQYRKRMLKGEI; encoded by the exons ATGCCCCGCGAGAAAAGTAAATATCGTGAGAGAAAACTATCTTCAAGCAGTTCGGATGCGTCGTACGATCGAAGAAAAAAGAGTAAACACAAGCGTAGATCGAGATCTCGAGAGCGTTCAGAGTCAAGCCACAAATCAAAACACTCAAGTTCACGCTCAAAGCACAAACGAAGAAGTCATTCTCGAAGTGTATCTAGAGACAGATATGAATCGAAATCTAGGAGACGATCAAGTTCACGTTCACGCTCCAAAAGGGATAGTTCCAGGTCAAACTCACAATGTAGATCCAAATATAAAA GTGTTAACGAAATAAATGCTTTGACTCGACTCATGTTAGATCTGGATATATATCAATTTGCAGGCTTTAGGA AATCTATAAGCTCACGAAAAATACATCTTGAAGACACTGAAACAGAAGTGGAAAAGGCCATCAAAGCTGCAAATGCTGCAGGCCTCACATTAACCAAGATCCCCACATATGAATACAAGCAAAAAGAGATCAAAGAAGACATGCCAACCATACATGACAGGAATTTATTGCTAGAATTAGACAGTGATTCATTTGTACAGAAAACATTCACTTCATCAAAGAGTAAAAAACAGAATATAGTGATAGATTTGAACTCAGAGACTGTTATGGTTCCAGAAACGGATGTAAAGATTAAAAAGGAAGATTCTGTAATTGATTTAAAT GAAATTCCAAATGAAGAAGATTTAAAGGAAATgtggataaaaaaattatttcagtacaGGAAGAGAATGCTGAAAGGTGAAATATAA